AGGCATCCTCTACTACCATGACGTATGAATCTGTCCACCATGGAGCACGACTTTCATGATGGGAGAAACCCTTCTGTATCAGACCACAGCGGATGGCTTGACCATTCAGGTGGTTGAACGGAATGGCCGCCGCAAATTGCGTTTTGGCAACAGTATCATCCAGAGCGCTATTTCCATCACCAACCCTTCCCGATTGATCATCAGATACATTTGCAACATGATGCTCGGCATGCTCCTGCGTCCGGATGCCCGCCGTATCCTGCATATAGGCTTGGGCGCCGGTACCTTGCCCAAATTCATACACCGCCATTTTCCCCAGACTACTCAGGATGTGGTGGAATGCAATGCGGAGGTGGCCGATATTTCACGCCGTTTTTTTGGATTACCACAGGATACCCGAATGCGTGTGTACATTGCGGAAGGTTCTGAATGGATCAAGAATACATCAGGCCAATATGATCTGGTTTTTCTGGATGCGTATGTGGAAGATGGCGCTCCGGATCATCTGCGGCAACAGGATTTTCTGGAAAATCTCAGTCTTCATGTGAAAGAAAATGGCTGGCTGGTGTCCAATGTGTGGTCTGGTGATGGCATGTTTGAGGAACAGGCCGCATTATGGAACAGGATGTTCGACCATGTTCTGCAAGCACCACAAACCCCCATCGGGAATGTCATTCTATTTGGCGCTCGCAAACCAGCGGTCCTCAATCTTCAACGATTGAGCCGGCATGCGCTCATTCTGCAGAACCGCATGCCTCTCGATCTGAAACACTTGCTGGAATCCATGGTGATTGTGAAGCAGACCTCATAATTTTATAAACATACATTTCCTGTCTTCATAGAGACAAGTGAACTTTTATTCCGGAAATTCAACGCACAAAAATATCCTGTGCATTAGTAAATTGACCGGTTCCACTTCCTGATGATCCATAAGTGATCCAATTCGTTCCACTCATGTCATCAAATCGGACAATGCGGTGATTATCATATTCAGACACATATATCCTGCCGGCAGTATCAATGCTAATACCATTGGGATGATTAAATTGCCCTGTTCCCGTTCCCGGCCCAGTACCATATGTGGTCCAGTTTGTACCTGACATATCGTCAATTCGAACAATACGATGGTTGCCGCTGTCAACAATGTAGATCCTGCCTGAAGAGTCCTGTGTGATGCCATAGGTTTGTGTAAACTGATTGGTGCCCGCACCGGCAGTTCCCAAAGTGGTCCATCCTGTGCTGCTGAAATCCTGGGAAAAGGAAATACGACCAGTATTATATTGTGTTACATAAAAATAT
This genomic interval from SAR324 cluster bacterium contains the following:
- a CDS encoding fused MFS/spermidine synthase; this translates as MMGETLLYQTTADGLTIQVVERNGRRKLRFGNSIIQSAISITNPSRLIIRYICNMMLGMLLRPDARRILHIGLGAGTLPKFIHRHFPQTTQDVVECNAEVADISRRFFGLPQDTRMRVYIAEGSEWIKNTSGQYDLVFLDAYVEDGAPDHLRQQDFLENLSLHVKENGWLVSNVWSGDGMFEEQAALWNRMFDHVLQAPQTPIGNVILFGARKPAVLNLQRLSRHALILQNRMPLDLKHLLESMVIVKQTS